From the genome of Methanobrevibacter smithii ATCC 35061, one region includes:
- a CDS encoding transcriptional regulator yields MNKKENEENIWEIIGFIKVSSSRYKTIKSLSGNDYKMPSEIAKETNLRPTQVSSALNDLKSKKLVICLNENAKKGRLYKTTKLGLKILEILK; encoded by the coding sequence ATGAATAAAAAAGAAAATGAAGAAAATATCTGGGAAATTATCGGATTTATAAAAGTATCATCTTCACGGTACAAAACAATAAAGTCATTGTCTGGCAATGATTATAAAATGCCTTCTGAAATTGCAAAAGAAACCAATTTACGTCCAACACAAGTATCCAGTGCATTAAATGATTTGAAAAGTAAAAAACTAGTAATATGTCTCAATGAAAATGCTAAAAAAGGCAGACTTTATAAAACAACAAAATTAGGATTGAAAATACTTGAAATATTAAAATAG